A region of Acidobacteriota bacterium DNA encodes the following proteins:
- a CDS encoding Fic family protein: MVDVPRPLRELYPHLRFCRHWEIGPDVHYQLGQCNTIIRAIQETPLSPDRYRELKQVALIKGAQATTAIEGNTLTDLEVQQVAAGKSLPPSKEYQEREVRNVLDAMNKIVQDIAGRREIPRVSPALLRNFHRQIGTELGEHFDAVPGQFRTDERVVGPYRCPRAADVPQLVNLLCRWLSEDFPANGNAPAFSDAVIQAVVTHVYIEWIHPFGDGNGRTGRMLEFYLLLRAGNPDIASHILSNFYNLTRPEYYRQIHQACISRDLGAFIAYAVEGYRDGLLERLHTIQQHQFEIAWRTLIHDRFAGQSYRKKPVFRRRRELMLNFPLNKTVTLDGLPMLTLGLAREYARLTETTLLRDLRVLIDMDLVVRDEPGGGYRANMELLRRHLPARRG; the protein is encoded by the coding sequence ATGGTAGATGTCCCGAGGCCGCTGAGAGAGCTCTATCCCCACCTGCGGTTCTGCCGGCATTGGGAGATCGGTCCGGACGTCCATTATCAACTCGGCCAGTGCAACACCATCATCCGTGCGATCCAGGAAACTCCGCTCAGCCCGGATCGCTACCGTGAACTCAAGCAGGTGGCCCTGATCAAGGGTGCGCAGGCGACTACCGCGATCGAGGGCAACACGCTGACCGACCTCGAGGTGCAGCAGGTGGCAGCGGGTAAATCGTTGCCGCCCAGCAAGGAATACCAGGAAAGGGAGGTTCGCAACGTCCTCGACGCCATGAACAAGATCGTGCAGGACATTGCTGGCCGGCGGGAGATCCCACGGGTCTCTCCGGCGCTCCTCCGGAACTTCCACCGCCAGATCGGAACCGAGTTGGGCGAGCACTTCGACGCGGTGCCCGGACAATTCCGAACGGACGAACGGGTTGTCGGTCCGTACCGGTGCCCCCGTGCGGCCGACGTTCCGCAGCTTGTCAACCTACTGTGTCGATGGCTAAGCGAGGACTTCCCCGCGAACGGGAATGCGCCAGCTTTCTCGGATGCGGTGATTCAGGCGGTCGTAACTCACGTCTACATCGAGTGGATCCATCCCTTCGGAGACGGAAACGGCCGGACCGGCCGGATGCTGGAGTTCTACCTGCTCCTGCGGGCCGGCAATCCAGACATCGCGTCGCACATCTTGTCCAACTTCTACAACCTGACGCGGCCCGAGTACTACCGGCAGATCCACCAGGCATGCATTAGCCGAGACCTCGGGGCGTTCATCGCCTACGCGGTAGAGGGCTATCGCGACGGTCTGTTGGAGAGGCTGCACACTATTCAGCAGCATCAGTTCGAGATCGCCTGGCGGACACTCATCCATGATCGCTTCGCCGGGCAGAGTTACCGCAAGAAGCCCGTGTTCAGACGTCGGCGGGAGCTGATGCTGAACTTTCCGCTGAACAAGACAGTCACGCTCGACGGGCTGCCGATGCTGACTCTCGGCTTGGCGCGGGAATACGCCAGGCTGACGGAAACTACTCTGCTCCGGGATCTGAGAGTGTTGATCGACATGGATCTGGTCGTCCGGGACGAACCCGGCGGCGGCTATCGGGCCAACATGGAGTTGTTGCGCCGCCACCTGCCCGCGCGACGGGGGTGA
- a CDS encoding DUF1592 domain-containing protein gives MFHGVRVRLMPCGVLALALAAGPFLASPPAALAQEAPPEAQLLQQTVGRYCVTCHNDRLRTAELSLDGVDLAQVGAHAETWEKVISKLRTRTMPPVGRPRPDIETYDTLAAWLESEVDAYAASRPSPGRTEAFHRLNRAEYANAIRDLLALDVDVAALLPADNIDQYGFDNMADVLTVSPALMERYLSAARKIGRTAVGEVPLGPAVETYKVPILLTQDDRMGDDLPFGSRGGIGVRHHFPADGEYDLEIVLHRNYVNYVRGMGSRHQLQVRLDGELVRTFTFGGEEPDVTQAPASYAGNQFGDPEWEEYMLYADANMRVRFEATAGPHVVSVSFVRRFTEPEGVLQPRQSIFAVAVNEMRDGDAAVEYMAVGGPYVSTGPGDTPSRRAIFICRPDEEAAVDEEDACAEEILASLARRAYRRPIDTADLSTLMDFYRSGRDDGSFDAGIQLALERLLISPDFLFRVERDPVDAEPGTVYALNDLEIASRLSYFLWSSGPDDVLLDLAAQGGLNDPEVLADQARRMLADPKAAAFVRNFAGQWLYLRNLRGVVPDAKIFPEFDENLRDAFLQETELFVESLVREDTSVLDLLGADYTFVNERLARHYGIPGIYGSHFRRVALAPEVAELRGGIFGHGSLLTVTSYPNRTSPVLRGKWVLTNILGTPPPPPPADVPDLPDRGEDGRAATVRDRLAVHRESPACSVCHAPMDPLGLALENYDAVGTWRTTGEAELPIDASGQLPDGTAFDGPIGLRSLLLERREQFVGTLTEKLLAYALGRAPEYYDRPTIRAIGRAAASSGYRWSDIIVGIVQSTPFRMRRAES, from the coding sequence ATGTTTCACGGCGTTCGTGTCCGGTTGATGCCATGCGGCGTGTTGGCGCTTGCCCTCGCCGCGGGGCCGTTCCTCGCCTCGCCGCCCGCCGCGCTTGCCCAGGAGGCGCCGCCCGAGGCGCAGCTGTTGCAGCAGACGGTCGGACGCTACTGCGTCACGTGCCACAACGACCGGCTTCGGACGGCGGAGCTTTCGCTGGACGGTGTTGATCTCGCCCAGGTAGGCGCCCACGCGGAGACCTGGGAGAAGGTCATCTCGAAGCTTCGGACCCGGACGATGCCGCCGGTCGGCCGGCCGCGCCCCGACATCGAGACATACGACACCCTGGCGGCCTGGCTCGAGTCGGAGGTGGACGCGTACGCCGCGTCCCGCCCCAGCCCGGGACGGACAGAGGCGTTCCACCGGTTGAACCGGGCCGAGTATGCCAACGCCATCCGCGACCTGCTCGCACTCGACGTGGACGTCGCCGCGCTCCTTCCCGCCGACAACATCGATCAGTACGGCTTCGACAACATGGCGGATGTGCTGACCGTATCGCCCGCGCTGATGGAACGCTACCTGTCGGCCGCCCGGAAGATCGGAAGAACCGCCGTCGGCGAAGTGCCGCTCGGGCCGGCCGTCGAGACCTACAAGGTGCCCATCCTCCTGACCCAGGACGACCGGATGGGAGACGACCTGCCGTTCGGATCGCGCGGCGGAATCGGCGTTCGGCACCACTTCCCGGCCGATGGCGAGTACGACCTGGAGATTGTCCTGCACCGGAACTATGTCAACTACGTCCGCGGCATGGGATCACGTCATCAGCTACAGGTGCGCCTGGACGGTGAACTGGTTCGCACCTTCACGTTCGGGGGCGAGGAACCGGACGTCACGCAGGCGCCCGCCAGCTACGCCGGCAACCAGTTCGGCGACCCGGAGTGGGAAGAGTACATGCTCTACGCCGACGCCAACATGCGGGTGCGGTTCGAGGCGACGGCGGGTCCACACGTGGTGAGCGTCTCGTTCGTCCGGCGGTTCACGGAGCCGGAAGGGGTGCTGCAGCCGCGCCAGAGCATATTCGCGGTCGCGGTGAACGAGATGCGCGACGGCGACGCCGCGGTGGAGTACATGGCGGTCGGCGGGCCGTACGTCAGCACGGGTCCGGGCGATACGCCCAGCCGGCGCGCAATCTTCATCTGCCGGCCGGACGAGGAGGCGGCGGTGGACGAGGAGGACGCGTGCGCGGAGGAGATCCTCGCGTCCCTGGCGCGGCGCGCGTACCGCCGGCCGATTGACACGGCCGACCTGTCCACGCTGATGGACTTCTACCGCTCCGGGCGCGACGACGGCAGCTTCGACGCCGGCATTCAGCTTGCCCTCGAGCGGCTGCTCATTTCTCCCGACTTCCTCTTCCGCGTCGAGCGCGATCCGGTGGACGCCGAGCCCGGGACGGTTTACGCGCTGAACGATCTGGAGATTGCTTCGCGCCTGTCGTACTTCCTCTGGTCGAGCGGCCCGGACGATGTCCTGCTCGACCTGGCCGCGCAGGGTGGACTGAACGATCCGGAGGTGTTGGCCGACCAGGCTCGCCGCATGCTGGCCGACCCGAAGGCGGCGGCCTTCGTGCGCAACTTCGCCGGGCAGTGGCTCTATCTCCGCAACCTGCGGGGCGTCGTACCGGACGCGAAGATATTCCCGGAGTTCGACGAGAACCTGCGCGACGCATTCCTTCAGGAGACCGAGCTGTTCGTCGAGAGCCTGGTGCGCGAGGACACCAGCGTGCTCGATCTACTCGGCGCCGACTACACCTTTGTCAACGAGCGGCTTGCTCGGCACTACGGCATACCGGGGATCTACGGCAGCCACTTCCGGCGGGTCGCGCTCGCCCCGGAGGTGGCCGAGCTGCGTGGCGGTATCTTCGGTCACGGCAGCCTGCTGACCGTGACCTCGTATCCGAACCGCACCTCGCCAGTGCTGCGCGGCAAATGGGTGCTCACCAACATTCTCGGAACGCCGCCGCCGCCACCACCCGCCGATGTGCCGGACCTTCCGGACCGGGGCGAGGACGGCCGCGCCGCGACCGTGCGGGATCGGCTGGCCGTCCACCGTGAGAGCCCCGCCTGCTCGGTCTGCCACGCGCCGATGGATCCACTCGGGCTGGCGCTGGAGAACTACGACGCGGTCGGCACGTGGCGGACGACTGGAGAGGCGGAACTACCGATAGATGCATCGGGCCAGCTGCCGGACGGTACCGCCTTCGACGGGCCGATCGGGCTGCGGTCGCTGCTGCTGGAGCGGAGGGAGCAGTTCGTCGGGACGCTGACGGAGAAGTTGCTGGCGTATGCGCTGGGGCGGGCCCCGGAGTACTACGACCGGCCGACGATTCGGGCGATCGGCCGGGCGGCGGCTTCCAGTGGCTACCGGTGGTCGGATATCATTGTCGGCATCGTACAGAGCACGCCGTTCCGGATGCGGAGGGCAGAGTCATGA
- a CDS encoding DUF1552 domain-containing protein, producing the protein MMITRKAIPRRTVLRGLGASVALPLLDGMVPAFAAIRRTAAAPVKRYGVVYVPNGMMMPHWTPKTEGAGFEFPTIMQPLEPFRRYVQVLSGMHGVESEGPHARSSTRFLTGVPSKQDDGSNLLAAVSADQLAGRVLGQETQLATLELAIDGRDFAGSCDDGFSCAYTNTVAWANETTPLPMENNPRVVFERLFGDTGTTNPEIRRARLKKDASLLDSVTERAADLSRELGAGDRAKLGQYLDAVRDIERRIQMAEAQSDRELPVVDQPSGIPSTFGEHVELMFDLQALAWETDLTRVTTFMLGREITGRTYAEIGVPDAHHPISHHQKDPAKLAKLTKINQYHVQLFAHFLERLAATPDGDGTLLDNSMIVYGAGMADSNAHASQNLPILLAGGGAGTGGHHIRYPEDTPLANLHVSLLDKLGVPVDSLGHATGKLPLDPLLA; encoded by the coding sequence ATGATGATCACCAGGAAGGCGATTCCACGCCGCACCGTCCTGCGCGGCCTTGGCGCGTCGGTCGCGTTGCCGTTGCTCGACGGCATGGTTCCCGCATTTGCGGCGATCCGCCGAACCGCGGCGGCGCCGGTCAAGCGCTACGGCGTCGTCTACGTTCCGAACGGCATGATGATGCCCCACTGGACGCCCAAGACCGAGGGAGCCGGGTTCGAGTTCCCGACCATCATGCAGCCGCTTGAGCCGTTCCGCCGGTACGTGCAGGTGCTTTCCGGCATGCATGGTGTCGAGAGCGAAGGGCCGCACGCCCGCTCGTCGACGCGCTTCCTGACCGGGGTGCCGTCCAAGCAGGACGATGGGTCGAACCTGTTGGCGGCGGTTTCCGCCGATCAGCTCGCGGGCCGCGTGCTCGGGCAGGAAACGCAGCTCGCCACGCTGGAGCTGGCGATCGACGGCCGCGACTTCGCCGGTTCGTGCGACGACGGCTTTTCGTGCGCCTACACCAATACCGTCGCCTGGGCGAACGAGACGACACCGCTCCCGATGGAGAACAACCCGCGGGTCGTCTTCGAGCGTCTCTTCGGCGACACCGGCACCACCAACCCGGAGATCCGCAGGGCCCGGCTGAAGAAGGACGCCAGCCTGCTTGATTCAGTCACCGAGCGGGCCGCCGATCTGTCGCGCGAACTCGGAGCTGGCGACCGGGCGAAGCTGGGGCAGTACCTCGATGCGGTCCGCGATATCGAGCGCCGGATCCAGATGGCCGAGGCACAGAGCGATCGCGAGCTTCCCGTGGTCGATCAGCCGTCGGGAATTCCGTCGACGTTCGGCGAGCACGTGGAGCTGATGTTCGACCTGCAGGCGCTCGCGTGGGAAACCGACCTGACGCGCGTGACCACCTTCATGCTGGGCCGCGAGATCACCGGCCGCACCTACGCCGAGATTGGCGTGCCGGATGCACACCATCCGATCTCGCACCATCAGAAGGACCCGGCGAAGTTGGCGAAGCTGACGAAGATCAACCAGTACCACGTGCAGCTCTTCGCGCACTTCCTGGAGCGGTTGGCGGCAACGCCGGATGGCGACGGGACGCTGCTGGACAACTCGATGATCGTCTACGGCGCCGGGATGGCCGACAGCAACGCTCACGCTTCCCAGAACCTGCCGATCCTGCTGGCGGGCGGCGGTGCGGGGACGGGCGGTCACCACATCCGCTATCCGGAGGACACGCCGCTGGCGAACCTGCACGTCAGTCTGCTGGACAAACTGGGCGTGCCGGTTGATTCGCTCGGCCACGCCACCGGCAAGCTGCCGCTGGATCCGCTGCTGGCGTAA